The proteins below come from a single Psychrobacter sp. FDAARGOS_221 genomic window:
- a CDS encoding M16 family metallopeptidase, with protein MKPSRLLSPLTLSLFTATVAVTSLTASIQAQAATDAMPSGEHSTQDVDITQPIKALDKLTSLQQDEKLDMTIPEFQHFTTSNGVPVIFFQTNQLPIVDVDLRFNAGSARDESIRKGGFGLASMVAGQLTKGTKQLDETEYATAAEQLGIELTSAAYKDQFAVRLRSLSDDEQLTPALQLMNSVVNEPRFDPKVLERSKAQQILGLKQMQQNPSYVASTTFNKALYDTHPYAHSSYGEVDSIGKINVADLKRFHDTYLVAENASLSLTGDLSLEQAKQVAETLTKDLPKGKPAPQLPTPKPLQRSKWVHVDFDSDQTSVMIGQQGYRIQPDQASIQQNTEFAIGNDVLAGSGFHSRLMGKVRKDLGYTYGIYGSMTPMQVNGPYTIRFSSRNEVADDAIKATLDTIDKTVAEGISTEEFELTKESLINSYPMGFSSNAGINGMLGMLNFNQLPDTYITEYIQRVEKTGLQQVNDTLKQTLTPDKLLIVTVGQPDIASDSVLKKYQ; from the coding sequence ATGAAACCCTCTCGTTTACTATCACCACTGACGCTATCACTCTTCACCGCAACCGTTGCTGTTACCAGCTTAACTGCCAGTATACAAGCGCAGGCTGCAACTGACGCTATGCCTAGCGGTGAGCACAGCACCCAAGATGTGGATATTACTCAGCCGATTAAAGCGCTTGATAAGCTGACCAGCCTGCAACAAGATGAAAAGCTGGATATGACTATTCCTGAGTTTCAGCACTTTACCACCAGTAATGGCGTGCCGGTTATCTTCTTTCAGACAAATCAATTGCCAATCGTAGATGTCGATTTACGCTTTAACGCCGGCAGTGCCCGAGATGAGAGTATTCGCAAAGGCGGCTTTGGTCTAGCCAGCATGGTCGCAGGACAACTGACTAAAGGCACTAAACAGTTGGATGAAACCGAGTATGCCACTGCCGCAGAACAATTGGGTATTGAGCTGACCAGTGCTGCTTATAAAGATCAGTTTGCGGTTAGATTGCGCAGCCTATCTGATGACGAGCAATTAACCCCTGCACTGCAACTGATGAACAGTGTAGTCAATGAACCTAGATTTGACCCAAAAGTGCTTGAGCGCAGTAAAGCCCAGCAGATTCTTGGCTTAAAGCAAATGCAGCAAAATCCCTCTTATGTTGCCAGTACTACCTTTAACAAAGCACTGTATGACACTCACCCGTATGCACATTCTTCTTACGGTGAAGTTGACTCTATTGGGAAGATTAATGTTGCCGATTTAAAGCGATTCCATGACACTTACCTAGTCGCTGAAAATGCCAGCTTAAGTCTAACGGGTGATTTAAGCTTAGAGCAAGCCAAGCAAGTGGCCGAAACCTTGACCAAAGATCTACCTAAAGGCAAGCCGGCACCACAACTGCCAACACCAAAACCGTTACAGCGCAGCAAATGGGTGCATGTTGATTTTGACAGTGATCAAACCTCTGTCATGATTGGTCAGCAAGGCTATCGTATTCAGCCCGATCAAGCCAGTATTCAACAAAATACTGAGTTTGCCATTGGTAATGATGTGCTGGCAGGCAGTGGCTTTCATTCACGCTTGATGGGTAAGGTTCGTAAGGACTTAGGCTATACCTATGGCATTTATGGCAGCATGACACCGATGCAGGTTAACGGTCCCTACACTATTAGATTCTCTAGCCGTAATGAAGTGGCTGATGACGCTATTAAAGCAACCTTGGACACCATCGATAAGACGGTCGCAGAAGGTATTAGCACAGAAGAGTTTGAACTAACCAAAGAGAGCCTGATTAATAGTTATCCGATGGGATTTTCGAGTAATGCCGGAATCAATGGGATGTTAGGTATGCTCAACTTTAACCAGTTGCCTGATACCTATATCACGGAATATATTCAGAGAGTAGAAAAAACAGGCTTGCAACAGGTCAATGATACGTTAAAGCAAACCTTGACCCCAGATAAGCTGTTAATTGTGACGGTTGGTCAGCCTGACATTGCGTCAGACTCAGTGCTCAAAAAGTACCAGTAA
- the rodA gene encoding rod shape-determining protein RodA has translation MSKQQQYRFSRQTHHFGRDDNPSIWERIHIDPWLMLLLLTVCFIGLAILYSASTQDVSMVVRQMVSYLIALVVMIGMAQIPPGMYRDFTPFFYVIGLVSLILVEVIGEVRMGAQRWIDIPGFGSVQPSEFMKLGLPMMCAWYLSRRDLPPNLTTVATTLAIIVVPVLLIAKQPDLGTSLLVASSGIFVLFLAGLPWWMIGSAVAMMIPMVWALWTFLMHDYQKQRVLTMLNPEADMLGAGWNITQSKTAIGAGGLSGKGYLEGTQSHLHFLPEGHTDFIIAAFSEEFGLIGVCVLIFLYACILARSLFIASIHSNTYGRLLAGAITLSFFVYVFVNIGMVSGILPVVGVPLPLISYGGTAVITLMAGFGLLMSVYTHNTK, from the coding sequence ATGTCAAAGCAACAACAGTATCGTTTTTCTCGGCAAACTCACCACTTTGGACGAGATGACAACCCCAGCATTTGGGAGCGCATTCATATTGACCCTTGGTTAATGCTGCTCCTATTAACGGTTTGCTTTATTGGACTGGCGATTTTGTATAGTGCCTCCACCCAAGATGTGTCTATGGTGGTGCGACAGATGGTGAGCTATCTAATCGCACTGGTTGTGATGATCGGCATGGCGCAAATACCGCCTGGTATGTATCGTGACTTTACGCCGTTTTTTTATGTCATTGGATTGGTGTCTTTGATATTGGTCGAGGTCATCGGTGAAGTGCGGATGGGAGCGCAGCGCTGGATTGATATTCCTGGCTTTGGTAGTGTACAGCCGTCTGAGTTTATGAAGCTGGGCCTGCCCATGATGTGTGCCTGGTATCTATCCCGCCGTGATTTACCGCCCAACTTAACGACGGTCGCCACCACTTTGGCGATTATCGTGGTACCAGTATTACTCATTGCCAAACAGCCTGACTTAGGTACCTCATTGTTGGTGGCTTCAAGTGGGATATTCGTATTGTTCTTAGCCGGTTTGCCGTGGTGGATGATTGGCTCAGCGGTAGCCATGATGATCCCTATGGTATGGGCACTGTGGACCTTTTTGATGCATGATTATCAAAAGCAGCGGGTGCTCACCATGTTAAACCCTGAAGCGGATATGCTTGGGGCGGGCTGGAACATTACTCAGTCGAAGACAGCAATTGGTGCCGGCGGTTTAAGCGGAAAAGGCTACTTAGAAGGCACTCAGTCGCATTTGCACTTTTTACCTGAAGGTCACACTGACTTTATCATTGCCGCCTTCTCTGAAGAGTTTGGTCTGATTGGGGTATGTGTGCTTATTTTCCTATACGCCTGTATTTTAGCGCGCTCTTTATTCATTGCCTCGATACACAGCAACACTTATGGCAGACTGTTAGCTGGGGCTATTACCTTGTCATTTTTCGTCTACGTATTTGTTAATATCGGCATGGTAAGCGGTATCCTACCGGTGGTTGGTGTTCCTCTACCCTTAATCAGTTACGGCGGAACGGCCGTGATTACCTTAATGGCTGGATTTGGGCTGTTGATGTCTGTCTATACCCATAATACGAAATAG
- a CDS encoding LLM class flavin-dependent oxidoreductase: MNKIPLSFLDLAPVPEGKTTAEGVAYTVATAQKAEAIGMNRYWMAEHHNMPGIASAATSVLLSHIGAQTNKIRIGSGGVMLPNHSPLVVAEQFGTLQALYGDRIDLGLGRAPGTDGATFQALRRQMHDAERFPQDVQELLFFLGNDSDRSPVQAFPGAGSNVPIWILGSSLFGATLAAKLGLPYSFASHFAPRMLGQAIATYRDNFESSIYLDKPYVMLAANLLLAQNSNEARYHFTSAQQSFVRLRRGGRGQVPKPVESMDSHWNATEKAMVDDALSVSFIGSVDEVRPQLQRFIEEYKPDELMVTANIYDQQARLQSLELVPQLELFDLN, translated from the coding sequence ATGAATAAAATCCCTCTATCATTTTTAGACTTAGCACCAGTGCCAGAAGGCAAAACCACAGCCGAAGGTGTGGCTTACACGGTAGCAACAGCACAGAAAGCTGAAGCCATCGGTATGAATCGCTATTGGATGGCTGAGCACCATAATATGCCCGGTATTGCCAGTGCGGCAACGTCGGTGCTGCTGTCTCATATCGGCGCACAAACTAATAAGATACGCATTGGCTCAGGCGGTGTGATGCTGCCTAACCACTCGCCATTGGTGGTTGCTGAACAATTTGGTACCTTGCAAGCCCTATACGGTGACCGCATTGATTTAGGACTGGGACGCGCTCCTGGAACCGATGGTGCAACCTTTCAGGCTTTACGCCGTCAAATGCATGACGCTGAACGCTTTCCGCAAGATGTACAAGAATTGCTGTTTTTCTTAGGCAATGATTCCGATCGCAGTCCAGTTCAGGCGTTTCCAGGTGCCGGCAGTAATGTGCCCATTTGGATATTAGGCTCTTCACTGTTTGGTGCCACGCTTGCCGCCAAGTTAGGACTGCCTTATTCATTCGCCTCACACTTTGCACCACGTATGCTCGGTCAGGCTATTGCAACCTATCGTGACAACTTTGAGTCCTCGATTTATTTAGACAAACCTTATGTGATGCTTGCTGCTAACTTATTATTGGCCCAAAACAGTAATGAGGCACGTTACCACTTCACATCGGCACAACAAAGCTTTGTACGCTTACGTCGTGGCGGACGCGGTCAGGTACCAAAACCAGTAGAGTCAATGGATTCTCATTGGAATGCCACTGAAAAAGCCATGGTAGATGACGCGCTATCGGTGTCTTTTATTGGTTCTGTTGATGAGGTTCGCCCTCAGCTGCAGCGCTTTATTGAAGAATATAAACCCGATGAGCTGATGGTCACTGCCAACATATACGATCAGCAAGCACGCTTACAGTCGCTTGAGTTAGTGCCTCAGCTTGAGTTGTTTGATTTGAATTAA
- the mnmG gene encoding tRNA uridine-5-carboxymethylaminomethyl(34) synthesis enzyme MnmG: protein MTYPKSYDVVVIGGGHAGTEAALAAARMGAQTLLLTHNIETLGQMSCNPAIGGIGKSHLVREIDALGGAMALATDKAGIQFRVLNSRKGAAVRATRAQADRILYKAAIRHTLENQPNLDLFQQGADDILVENGKACAVVTSTGIIFNTKTVVLTSGTFLGGVIHIGLDNSKGGRAGDQPSIKLAERLRELKLPVGRLKTGTPARIDAKSVDFSVMKVQPGDTPLPVMSFMGDVSMHPEQVNCFITYTNEKTHDIIRKHLDRSPLFSGSIEGVGPRYCPSIEDKIHRFADKDSHQIFVEPEGLTTHELYPNGISTSLPFDVQIEFIRTMAGFENAHITRPGYAIEYDYFNPQNLKPTLETKSIDNLYFAGQINGTTGYEEAGVQGLLAGVNAALSTQDNPVMDTWTPRRDQAYLGVLVDDLITHGTKEPYRMFTSRAEYRLLLREDNADQRLTEIGRKLGLVDDTRWEAYQTKMESIATESARLKELWATPNNELGKKFTEQTGEVLSKEATAYDLLKRPKVGFDDIAAMTGADVASDVGEQIEISVKYAGYIDRQQEDIEQMKRLENTELPEDFDFSVVSGLSNEIVQKLQEIRPATLAQASRISGVTPAAIQLLGMTLKKQRKARASLDS from the coding sequence ATCACCTATCCAAAGTCCTATGACGTGGTCGTCATTGGCGGTGGCCATGCTGGGACTGAAGCCGCATTAGCCGCAGCACGCATGGGTGCACAAACCTTATTATTAACCCACAATATCGAAACCCTCGGTCAGATGAGTTGTAACCCAGCCATTGGCGGTATCGGTAAATCTCATTTAGTGCGTGAAATTGATGCATTAGGCGGCGCCATGGCGTTAGCAACCGACAAAGCCGGTATTCAATTTCGAGTATTAAACAGCCGCAAAGGCGCTGCAGTACGTGCCACTCGAGCGCAAGCAGACCGTATTTTGTACAAAGCAGCGATTCGCCATACCTTAGAGAATCAGCCAAATTTGGATCTGTTCCAGCAAGGTGCTGACGATATCTTAGTTGAAAATGGCAAAGCCTGTGCGGTAGTGACCTCAACTGGTATCATCTTTAATACCAAAACTGTGGTGCTGACTTCAGGTACCTTCTTAGGCGGCGTCATTCATATTGGTTTGGATAATTCAAAAGGTGGCCGAGCAGGCGATCAGCCTTCTATTAAGTTGGCTGAGCGCTTACGTGAATTAAAACTGCCAGTGGGACGTTTAAAAACCGGTACCCCAGCACGTATTGATGCCAAAAGCGTTGATTTTAGCGTTATGAAAGTACAGCCAGGCGATACGCCATTGCCGGTGATGAGCTTTATGGGTGATGTGAGCATGCACCCTGAGCAGGTCAATTGCTTTATTACTTATACCAATGAAAAAACGCACGATATCATTCGTAAGCACTTAGACAGATCTCCATTATTTTCAGGCAGCATTGAAGGGGTAGGTCCACGCTATTGTCCATCTATTGAAGACAAAATTCACCGTTTTGCTGACAAAGACAGTCACCAGATCTTTGTGGAGCCTGAAGGCTTAACCACTCATGAGCTGTATCCTAACGGAATCTCAACCAGTCTGCCATTTGATGTACAAATTGAGTTTATCCGTACTATGGCAGGCTTTGAAAACGCGCATATTACGCGTCCAGGCTATGCCATTGAATACGATTATTTCAATCCGCAAAACTTAAAACCAACGCTTGAAACCAAGTCAATTGACAACCTATATTTCGCCGGTCAAATTAACGGTACCACCGGTTATGAAGAGGCCGGTGTACAAGGGTTGCTGGCAGGTGTGAATGCAGCGTTATCAACCCAAGACAATCCGGTAATGGACACCTGGACGCCTCGTCGTGATCAGGCTTATCTAGGGGTGCTGGTTGATGACCTGATTACTCATGGCACAAAAGAGCCGTATCGCATGTTTACCAGCCGTGCCGAATATCGCTTGCTGCTGCGTGAAGACAATGCCGATCAGCGCTTGACTGAAATTGGTCGTAAGCTGGGCTTGGTGGATGACACCCGCTGGGAAGCTTATCAGACTAAGATGGAGTCGATTGCTACAGAATCTGCCCGTCTTAAAGAGCTGTGGGCGACACCTAATAACGAGCTTGGCAAAAAATTCACTGAGCAAACAGGCGAGGTGTTATCAAAAGAAGCGACGGCTTATGACTTACTAAAACGTCCAAAAGTGGGATTTGATGACATCGCGGCTATGACAGGCGCTGATGTGGCCAGTGACGTGGGGGAGCAAATTGAAATCTCAGTCAAATATGCCGGTTACATTGACCGTCAGCAAGAAGATATTGAACAAATGAAGCGTCTTGAGAATACCGAGCTGCCTGAAGACTTTGACTTTAGCGTTGTCTCTGGTCTGTCTAATGAGATTGTGCAAAAACTGCAAGAGATTCGTCCGGCAACCCTAGCACAAGCCAGCCGTATTAGTGGTGTGACGCCTGCTGCTATTCAACTGTTGGGTATGACCTTGAAAAAACAGCGTAAAGCCAGGGCATCACTAGATTCATAG
- a CDS encoding LysR substrate-binding domain-containing protein, giving the protein MAIDVVVNQRHLQIQLKQLETVWHTVINGYNLSQAAAVLHTSQSSLSKHISALENQLKAEVFVRQGKRLTGLTPVGEALLPHIEAIFTEIRTIENISLDYNNPQTGTLTLATTHTQARYVLPEIIKKFKAEFPKVQLVLQQADPQTIANMVIRGQADIGIATEALLQNSYLRCYRYYDWSHRVIVPKDHELAQLDEIDLPTLASYPLVTYHGGFTGRGAIDKTFHDAGLEPEVVLAALDADVISTYVGAGLGVGIIAEMAFEPSHYQNLTAIPIDFFGRFTSWIAVRDDAEIRHFGKEFIKLCQQQFDAEV; this is encoded by the coding sequence ATGGCAATTGACGTAGTCGTTAACCAAAGACACTTACAAATTCAGCTCAAACAACTTGAAACCGTCTGGCATACCGTGATTAACGGCTATAACTTAAGTCAGGCTGCTGCCGTACTTCATACCAGCCAATCGAGTTTATCTAAGCATATCTCTGCGCTTGAAAACCAATTAAAAGCAGAAGTCTTTGTGCGTCAAGGCAAGCGTCTAACTGGTCTAACCCCTGTGGGTGAAGCACTGTTACCGCACATTGAGGCCATCTTTACCGAAATTCGCACCATTGAAAATATCAGCCTAGATTATAACAACCCGCAGACCGGTACACTGACCTTGGCTACCACGCATACTCAAGCCCGCTATGTGTTACCTGAGATTATCAAAAAGTTCAAAGCCGAATTTCCAAAAGTACAGCTGGTGCTACAACAAGCTGACCCGCAAACCATTGCTAATATGGTGATTCGTGGTCAAGCCGATATCGGGATTGCCACCGAAGCTCTTTTACAGAACTCTTATCTGCGCTGTTATCGTTATTATGATTGGTCACACCGAGTCATCGTGCCTAAAGACCATGAACTGGCGCAGCTCGATGAAATAGACCTACCTACATTAGCCAGCTATCCATTGGTGACCTATCATGGCGGCTTTACGGGACGTGGCGCGATTGATAAGACTTTCCATGACGCTGGTCTTGAGCCAGAAGTGGTGTTGGCCGCACTTGATGCCGATGTAATCAGTACTTATGTCGGTGCTGGACTTGGAGTTGGTATTATCGCGGAGATGGCGTTTGAGCCGAGCCATTATCAAAATCTAACCGCTATACCAATTGATTTCTTCGGCCGCTTCACCAGTTGGATTGCGGTACGTGATGACGCTGAGATTCGCCACTTTGGTAAAGAATTTATCAAGTTGTGTCAGCAGCAATTTGACGCTGAGGTCTAG
- a CDS encoding M16 family metallopeptidase, which translates to MNNDKTSQPSSTSQSQPSSLTSKRLKSMLYSSLLGAGLITGLSACTSLQTSQSNGTVNSKSTPSTEQAHQGRYSKQTDTQFTADDSRHEYLLDNGLKVIIKEDHRSPVVMTQIWYRVGSTDEPEDKGGISHILEHMMFKGTPKVSGADFDRLVAKFGGNHNAFTSYDFTGYYEMFPVNRLALALELESDRMTNLSFDSDEFVQEFKQERNVVMEERRQRTDDNPLARSFEKFRKLALPNSPKGESVIGPMDEIGSIEIDDLEQWYKTWYAPNNATLVIVGDVDPEQTMAKVDHYFGHLQRKQLPQRPSVQQKGWRGYQQQQIQESVNVPTLLMAFNVPSLHSAKVADLPEQEAYNLLMLQFVLDGGLAARFEKNLVREQGILASVGTDYNLYERGDGLFFIQATPREGVSLEQAQQAIIKQIDALKSANISQQELDRARNNVVKGFVFAQDSVSGQAYTIGNMQVRGLDDRLITTLNDQLAKVSSQDINKTADKYLVNNNLTVMHIEPATNAATAASKTSR; encoded by the coding sequence ATGAATAACGACAAGACTTCACAACCATCTTCTACCAGCCAATCACAACCAAGCTCATTAACGAGCAAGCGACTCAAGTCAATGTTATACAGCAGCCTGCTTGGTGCAGGTCTTATCACTGGCTTAAGTGCCTGTACCAGCCTGCAAACCTCTCAGAGCAATGGAACCGTAAATTCAAAATCAACACCTAGTACTGAGCAAGCCCATCAAGGACGCTATAGCAAGCAAACTGACACCCAGTTTACCGCTGATGACAGCCGTCATGAATATCTGCTTGATAATGGTCTAAAAGTTATCATCAAAGAGGACCACCGCTCTCCAGTGGTGATGACTCAAATATGGTATCGCGTGGGCTCTACCGATGAGCCAGAGGACAAAGGTGGCATCTCGCACATCCTTGAGCACATGATGTTCAAAGGCACTCCGAAGGTGTCTGGCGCTGACTTTGATCGCCTAGTCGCCAAATTCGGCGGCAACCACAACGCCTTTACCAGCTATGACTTCACTGGCTATTACGAGATGTTCCCTGTCAATCGCTTGGCGCTTGCCCTTGAACTAGAGTCGGATCGTATGACCAACTTAAGCTTTGACAGTGATGAGTTCGTCCAAGAGTTCAAGCAAGAGCGTAATGTGGTGATGGAAGAGCGCCGCCAGCGTACAGATGACAACCCACTGGCACGTTCATTTGAGAAGTTCCGTAAACTTGCGCTACCCAATAGCCCCAAAGGCGAATCTGTTATTGGCCCAATGGATGAGATTGGCAGCATCGAGATTGATGACTTAGAGCAGTGGTATAAGACCTGGTATGCGCCCAATAACGCAACCTTAGTGATTGTTGGTGACGTCGACCCTGAACAAACCATGGCAAAAGTAGATCACTACTTTGGTCACCTGCAGCGCAAGCAGCTACCACAACGTCCTTCCGTACAACAAAAAGGCTGGCGTGGCTATCAACAACAACAGATTCAAGAGTCAGTGAATGTACCTACTCTATTGATGGCCTTTAATGTGCCTAGCTTGCACAGTGCCAAAGTCGCTGACTTACCAGAGCAAGAAGCCTATAACTTACTGATGCTTCAGTTCGTACTTGACGGCGGACTTGCTGCCCGCTTTGAAAAAAATCTAGTGCGTGAGCAAGGCATATTGGCCTCTGTCGGTACAGACTACAACTTATACGAGCGTGGCGACGGGCTATTCTTTATTCAAGCAACCCCACGTGAAGGTGTGAGCCTAGAGCAGGCGCAGCAAGCCATTATTAAACAAATAGATGCGCTAAAAAGTGCAAACATCAGTCAGCAAGAGCTCGACCGTGCACGCAACAATGTGGTTAAAGGCTTTGTATTCGCACAAGACAGTGTCTCAGGACAGGCCTATACCATAGGTAACATGCAAGTGCGCGGCCTAGATGATCGCTTAATCACCACCTTAAATGACCAACTAGCCAAGGTAAGCAGTCAAGATATTAATAAAACCGCCGACAAATATTTAGTGAATAATAATTTAACTGTGATGCATATTGAGCCTGCTACTAATGCAGCGACAGCCGCTAGCAAGACATCACGCTAA
- a CDS encoding AEC family transporter — MLDAILFALTIVLPNLILMGLGFFMRKQGQVSKAFIDQASKLVFNYALPCLLFFSVVQSSVDFSAQLPLIVAGFVVTLILFFGAEGYAKLFIERAEDKGVFVQGVFRSNMAIIGLATVANAYGKEGLSVGAVYMGVITLVFNVLAVITLSRTSLESESSSASKASHYIMMLVKKIISNPLIISLLAAFAYKALDVSLSLPPLPQVVTYTGELLAALSLPLALICAGATIDIRSMLTLSGLSMQASIGRILIAPIVAVAVGLGFGLTGVHMGVLFLMVASPTAAASYVMAKAMGGNEVLAANILAFTTVFALFGMAIGAAILRGLGWM; from the coding sequence ATGTTAGATGCTATTTTATTTGCCTTAACCATTGTCCTGCCCAACCTAATACTGATGGGGTTGGGCTTTTTTATGCGCAAGCAAGGGCAGGTGAGTAAGGCGTTTATTGATCAAGCATCTAAGCTGGTATTTAATTATGCGCTACCTTGTTTGCTATTTTTTAGCGTGGTTCAAAGCAGCGTCGATTTTAGTGCGCAGCTGCCGTTAATTGTGGCCGGTTTTGTGGTGACCCTGATTTTGTTCTTTGGAGCAGAAGGCTATGCCAAGCTGTTTATTGAGCGTGCAGAAGATAAGGGCGTATTCGTACAAGGCGTGTTTCGTAGTAATATGGCGATTATTGGACTCGCAACGGTCGCCAATGCTTATGGCAAAGAGGGCTTAAGTGTCGGCGCGGTATATATGGGGGTTATCACCTTGGTATTTAATGTACTGGCAGTGATTACCTTAAGTCGCACCTCATTAGAAAGTGAGTCATCATCGGCGTCCAAAGCCAGTCATTATATAATGATGCTGGTCAAAAAAATTATCAGCAATCCGTTAATCATATCGCTATTGGCCGCCTTTGCTTACAAAGCGCTTGATGTCAGTTTGTCCTTACCGCCGCTGCCACAAGTGGTTACTTATACCGGAGAGTTATTGGCAGCATTATCATTACCACTGGCGCTGATTTGTGCAGGGGCTACCATTGATATACGCTCGATGTTGACCTTATCGGGTCTGTCGATGCAAGCCAGTATCGGGCGAATTTTGATTGCACCGATAGTGGCAGTCGCCGTTGGTCTAGGCTTTGGTCTCACGGGGGTGCATATGGGGGTGCTGTTCTTAATGGTAGCATCACCGACGGCTGCGGCCAGCTATGTGATGGCAAAAGCAATGGGTGGTAATGAGGTGTTGGCGGCCAATATTTTGGCATTCACCACGGTGTTTGCGCTGTTTGGTATGGCCATCGGTGCCGCTATTTTACGTGGGCTGGGTTGGATGTAA